One part of the Apus apus isolate bApuApu2 chromosome 11, bApuApu2.pri.cur, whole genome shotgun sequence genome encodes these proteins:
- the ARL2BP gene encoding ADP-ribosylation factor-like protein 2-binding protein: METSDEENFTVAISSPSDAEFDAVVGYLEDIIMDDDFQLIQRTFMEKHYQEFDDSEENKLIYTSIFNEYISLVEKHIEEKLLDRIPGFDMTAFTLSLQQHKDEMAGDIFDMLLTFTDFLAFKEMFLDYRAEKEGRSLDLSSGLVVTSLNKSSVSSS; encoded by the exons ATGGAGACTTCTGATGAGGAAAACTTCACTGTAGCCAT CTCCTCCCCTTCTGACGCTGAGTTTGATGCAGTCGTTGGGTATCTGGAGGATATTATTATGG ATGATGATTTCCAGTTAATACAGAGGACTTTCATGGAGAAGCACTACCAGGAGTTTGATgactcagaagaaaacaagctcATCTatacttctatttttaatgaatat atctcTTTGGTAGAGAAACACATCGAAGAGAAACTGCTCGATCGGATCCCTGGCTTTGACATGACAGCTTTCACCCTGTCACTGCA ACAGCACAAAGATGAAATGGCAGGTGACATATTTGATATGCTTCTCACTTTCACTGACTTTCTGGCTTTCAAAGAAATGTTCTTGGATTACAGAGCT GAAAAAGAAGGTCGAAGCTTGGATTTAAGCAGTGGGTTGGTGGTGACTTCATTAAACAAATCATCAGTGTCCTCCTCCTAG